Genomic segment of Nostoc sp. TCL240-02:
ACTTCTCAAGAGTTAAATATTTTACCCTACTGACAGATGACATGGAGTGTTTATAAGAGTAGTTCTAACAATAGTTTTTAATAAAAATAAACCGCAGAGGCGCAGAGAAATCAGAGGAAGAGAGATTTGTGAAATAGTGAAAGCCCTTCAGCAAGTTCACTGAGGGCTAAAAATAATATTTGTACCAGAGGTGCTGTGCAAAGTTTAAATTTAATCTTGCACAAATCTTGTAATCAACTAAATTCAAGGGTTTGACTCACTGTGGTTAAGAGCTTTCCATGCGCCGTATCCAACATAGCCAACTGCTGCTGTTGCGGCTACTGGAAGTAATACCGGAGCCGCTACGGCTGAACCAACCGCAGCCCCTGCTCCTGCTAGAACTGCCGTGTGTCCCGTAGCCATCAGCGTCACCACGCTGCCCGAAGCCACTCCCGCAGCAAATGCCGCAAGATTTCCACAGTCACTATCCTGCTCACATTTAATAATTGCAATATCTGCCATAGCTGGAGCAGGTAAAATTGTCAAGGCGCTAATTACTATAAGCAGCATAACTATGCACATCGAAATTAGTCTTTTAGCGCTTTGAAATAAAGGTTGCATGGGATTTTTTGTCTTAATTTAATTTTGATAAATCACAGAAGCAATCTACCCCAGCTTAAAAAACAAAACCTACAACGACATCATAAATTTCCGCAAAGCAGAAAAAAGCCAAAATCCTCAAATCCACCAGTTTATTTATGAAGTTTAAACTATTAGTACAAATTTTTAGTTTGCTAAACTCATCACTTCACTAACATATCTTCAGTTTCTTTCTCTGCGTCTTGGTAGTTCGTATCCTCCAGCGTACTTCATATCACATCAACTAGAAATCGTGCATTCCATTATCCAAACTCAAGATACTCAATAATGGTTCCATCAGGATGCATCGCTCGCATATTCGCTCCAGTGGTAACTTTGTTCGGTTCCGCCAGAATCACAGCACCCTGCTGAATAAGTGCTTCTTTAAAATCATTGAGTGAGTCCACAAGAAATGTTGCGTGTGTACTCTTGAATGGAGAGAGTGCTTCTGCCGAACCAGCAATTAAAAGAATAGAACCCACACTTGCGAGTTCCAACTCAGACTCGGAATATTGAAACCACAACCAACATTTTTCTGTAAAAAGGTTCTCATAGAAAGCGATCGCCTCATCCAAGTCTACCGGACTAAGATAGACTCTGGTTAATACTTTAAGAATTTGCATTGCAAACTGTCTATTAGGCAGCTAATGGATTTTGTTTTGCTTACTCAGCAATCATAGTTAACTAAGATCGATCAAGAAATAGTCTATCTTCAACTTGAAAAGGTCTTCAACTCTCTGTTCACCTAGCTCTTGATAATGTTGTTCGCAGTCAATCAAAATACATTTCATTTCTACTCCTTTAGCCCCACATAAGTCATCTGTATAGCTATAACCAATATATATACATAGATTTTGCAACAGTACCTAGTTTTAGGAGTATGTCAGAGAAAATAGCAGGAAGATGTTTTCTGATGCCATCTTGAATTAATGTCTCTACAAGAAAAAATACGTCTGATATTCCCATACTATTTAATTAGTAATACATCAGGTGTAGTTTAAATAATTACAGATTCCGAATTACGAATTGTTTTAAATTTTTTCCCCTGTGCGTAGATAAAATAATTATCTGTCACTTTTACCTCAGCCTGAAAGCCTGCTTTTTTTAGCTTATCCTTAAGTTCATCTGGCTGATAAAAAATTTTGACAATCTGAAATTCTTGACCATTATTTAATTTACGGGTTTTATATATGTTTCCGTCGTCTTCAAGGATATGATTGTTAGCTGTGGATGTCGGTTCAAAGGAAGAGTCAATGATAAATACTTCCCCACCAAGGCGAACAGATTGGTAGACTTTCGTCAAAAAAGAATCGAGTAATTTTGGCGGCACATGAGATAGCCAAAAGGCGAAAAACACCAAATCATATTCAGTGTCAGGTTGCCAAGTAAATAAATCAATTAGGTGATATTCAACACTCAGTGAATTTAACTTCGAGCGATTAATTGCAATCATTTCTTCAGAGGCATCGATCACAGTAATCTTTTTACCGATCCTTAAAAGCTCTTGCGTCCAGATACCTGTTCCAGATGCTAACTCCAAAATATCATCCATCAAACCAATTTGGTGTAATGTATTTTTTATCACCGCTACTTCATTAAACCAGCGCTGGTTTATTTTGGGACTGTGATCGTAGCGTCCTTTCCTATAGAACCACTCATCATATTCATTGGCTCTAGCGCGATAGTACTCAATCTGTTGTTGAAGAATATTATCTATCATCGCGTCCTTTCTGATCCGATTGAATTTATATTTGACACTGCTATGACTTTCAGTAAGATTTTTTTCTTCCGCGAATAAACTTGCATTTCATCTGTAATTATGTGATATTTTTATCATTCCATAATAATACGGTGAATCAATAAACTTACCGTATATTTACCGTTTAGTCGCTAAAATCTGATATTTATTTACCCCTGAAAGCAGAATGAAGATGTTTACTAAGTTCTCTTCAAGTCGATTTTTGGGTATGGCTTTTGCCTTCCTCCAAAGGTTCAAACAGCAAAGAATCCACACCTTTTCCCTATTATTTGCATTGGGACTTAGCTTAACTTTGGCTATCTCTGCTTGTTCTCCAAGCGCAAGTAACAATGGAACAACTCAGACAGCTACCCCCAGCGCTGTAGCTAGCGGCACTACAATTCGTATAGGCTACCAGAAAGCGTCAACTGTCCTCTATGCACTGAAAGCGAGAGAAGAATTAGAAAAAGCCTTTGCAACTTCAGGATCTTCCGTAACTTGGTCAGAATTTCCGGCTGGGCCTCCAATGCTAGAAGCATTGAATGCAGGTAGCATTGATTTTGGCTATACCGGAGAATCACCACCAATATTTGCCCAAGCTGGGGGTATTCCTCTAGTTTATGTTGCCTACGATCCTTGGAGTCCGAAAGCTGAAGCCATCGTAGTACCCAAGGATTCACCTATTAAAAGTGTGGCTGAACTCAAGGGCAAAAAAGTTGCTTTTGCCAAAGGTTCTAATGCTAACTACCTATTGGTGAAAGCGCTCGAAAAAGCAGGGGTACAGTACAGTGAAATCCAGCCAGCAACTCTCCCACCCGCCGATGCTCGTGCTGCCTTTGAAGGAAAAAAGGTTGATGCTTGGGCAATTTGGGACCCATATTTAGCCGCAGCAGAAGCAGCAACAGGCGCACGTATTTTAGCAGACGCAACGGAATTAGCTCCCAATCGTGGTTATTATCTAGCTGCAAAATCTTTTGTTGATGCCAAACCTGATGTTTTGAAAATAGTTTTAGATAGGGTGAAAAAAGTTAGTGGCTGGGCAAAAAATAATCCTAGTGAAGTTGCTAAACTTCTTTCCCCTGCTTTGGGTATAGATGCTCCTGTATTGGAAATAGCAGAAAAGCGACGTGAATATGATGTACTTCCGCTCACAGATGAAGTGATTACTAAACAACAAGAGATTGCAGATACCTTCTACAAAATTAAGTTGATCCCGAAAGAAATCAAAGTTAAGGAAATTGTTTGGCAAGGAAAAGTGAATAATTAATAAATAATGATTTTTGAATTCCGAATAATGTTACAAGTTAACATAACACGTTGAAAAGTTATAGCGGTTATCAGTCTACTTCAGTACAGTAGGAGAGAGCAATTCTACTGATAATTGGTGGTGATGAAAGCCTACTCTCTCGACTTGCGTCAAAAAATAGTTGATGCTTATGCCTGCGGTGACATTTCCCAACGAAAACTGGCTAAAAACTTTGGTGTCACCTTAAGTTTTGTGCAAAATTTACTCAAACGCCATCGAGAATTGGGGATGATAGGCCCCAAGGTGCGGACTGAGCAGACAGCAACAAAGTTGAATGCTGAACAGTTAGAAATCCTGCGCCAACTCGTCATAGCACAGCCCGATGCGACGTTAAGCGAATTGCGGGAACGACTTTACGAGAAAACAGAGGTCTTAATTGGGGTAGCTACGGTGAATCGGATGGTTCGCTGGAAACTTCACCTCAACCTCAAAAAAAAAGTCTCCACCTCACAAAAAAAGGTAGTGATGAAGTCCAACTAGCCCGATTTGAGTACTGGAAACTCTTGAGGGGGATACCCGTCGAAGAGCTGATTTTCTTAGATGAATCGGGAGTTAATCTGTCCTTCATCCGCAAATGTGCCCGCGCCTTGCCTGGCCTTCGGGCCTATGCTCAAAAGCCCAACCGCAAAGGGAAAAATGTCTCGGTAATTGGTGCAATTAGCTTGAAAGGACTGCTCACCCAATGGAGTGGCTTAGGTTCTATCGATGCTTTGACTTTTGATGCCTTCATCGCCCAAAAGCTCGTACCCAAACTTTGGCCTGGTGCAGTGGTGATCATGGATAACTGCTCAATCCATAAAAGTGATGAACTTGAAGCTTTGCTCATCGCTGCTGGCGCTCATCTCATTTATCTCCCCCCCTATTCTCCCGATTTTTCACCGATTGAGAATTGTTGGTCCAAGATTAAGAACATTCTCCGTCGCATCGGTGCAAGGACATACCCTGATTTACTCCAGGCATTAGATACGGCATTCGCAGAAGTGACAATAGAGAATTTGCTGGGTTGGTTTACTCACTGCTGCTACTGTACCTCACAAGACTGATAACCGCTATATTATGCCTTTGTTAAATTCCAAAAATAGATTTTTCGGTAAGCTTAATAGCCTAAATTTAAGTACTAACCAGTTAAGTTCGTTAGTTATATTTGGTATATTATTCTCTCTGGGAACTAGTATTGGTGTAGCACAAGTCAAAACAACACCTAAACCGGGATTCACACTGCAACTTTTACATACTTCCGACCAAGAAGCAGGTGTTCCAGCACTGGAGGATGCACCAAACTTTTCGGCAGTGTTGAATGCACTTAAAAATCAGGATGCTAATCGTGACGGTAAGCCTGATTATCCTAATACCTTAATCCTTTCATCTGGAGATGCCTATATTCCCAGTCCCTTCTTATTTGCTAGTGATACAGTTTTTGGTGGACAGGGAAGAGGAGATATTTTAATTTTAAATGCTCTAGGGTTTGGTGCGATCGCCTTTGGTAATCACGAATTTGACTTAGGTACGGGTGTTGTTGCCGATTTACTCGGTGCTAAAAAAGATTACCCAGGTACAAATTTTCCCTATCTCAGCACAAATCTAGATTTCAGCACTGATAAAGACCTGGCAAAATTAGTTACTGCTGATGGACAAGAAGCAAGTAAAATTCCTAATAAAATTGCCCGTAGTACCATCATTACCCTCAATGGTGAAAAGATTGGTGTAGTTGGGGCGACAACCCCCACTCTACGGACGATTTCTTCTCCCGGTGGTGTGACTGTGTTGCCTAAAGAATTTAATGATCGTAATGCCGCAGACATCGCCGCCTTAGCTGCTGAAATTCAAACTTATGTCGATGCACTGCTGACAAAAAACCCAGATATTAATAAAGTTATTCTGTTGGCACACATGCAGCAAATTGCTATTGAGCAAAAGCTAGCAAAATTACTTAAAGGAGTAGATATTGTTGTTGCTGGTGGTTCTAATACCTTACTAGCCGACAAAACAGACCGTCTACGAGTCGGTGATAAATCTGCTGGAACTTATCCAATCCTCACAAAAGCAGCAGATGGTAATCTGATAGCCGTAGTTAATACGGATGGAAACTATCGTTATGTTGGTCGTCTAGTAGTTAACTTTGATGCCAATGGAGTGATTATTCCGTTGAGTATTGACTCCAAAATCAGTGGTGCTTATGCGACTGACTCCCAAGGTGTAGCAACTGTCGGTGGGAAACCTGATCCTAAAATTGTCGCCATTACAGAGGCACTTCAAAAAGTGATTATTGCCCAAGATGGTAAAATTTTTGGGAAAACCAACGTCTTCCTCAATGGCTGGCGTGGTGATGTCCGTACACAAGAAACCAATTTAGGGAATTTGACAGCCGAAGCTAATTTAGCGATCGCCAAGCGGTACGATCCTAAGACAGTCATTTCCATCAAAAATGGGGGTGGTATCCGTGACAATATCGGTATCTACACCTTTCCCCCAGGTTCGACTCGCTCACAAGATGTTATCAAACTACCACCTCAAGCAAATCCTGTAGCAGGTAAGAAAGCAAAAGAAATTTCCCAACTTGATATCACCAATGCGCTACGATTCAACAATGGCTTGACTTTAGTTACTCTGAGTGCAACAGAATTACTGGCAGTGATTGAACATAGCGTAGCAGCGATCGCACCCAGCGCTACCCCTGGCAGTTTTCCCCAAGTAGCGGGATTAACCTTTAGCTTTGACCCAGATTTGCCAGCAGGTAAGCGCGTTAAATCCCTTGCTATCAAAGATGTTCAGGGCAAAATTATTGATGTAGTAGTTAAAAATGCAGAGTTAGTGGGTGATCCTCATCGGATCTTCCGCACTGTTACCCTCAATTTCCTTGCAACTGGTGGCGATGGCTATTCTTTTCCGAAAACAGAACAGGTTGATTTGACATCAAAAGATGCTGATAAGAGCAAACGCACAGGTTTAGCCACCTTTGCTGCTGATGGTTCGGAGCAAGATACATTAGCCGAATATCTAGCTGCTAACTTTAAGCAGATTCCCTTTTCTTAAGGGGATGTGCCACCCGCAGAAGATACTCGCATTCAAAATCTCAAATTGCGTAAAGATATGGTGTTATCAGATTAATTATTTGTGCCTACTTATTTAAAGATGTATAAGTTTGCCCCGGCTTGGGAGAACGAGCAAATAGTATTTGGTGCTGCGCGACCTGGATACACTAATAAGCAGGTTCAGGATTGGATACAATTCATGAAGTCCCAAAATATTAAGCGAGTTTGTTGCCTTCTTCCCAATCAATAACTAGCTCATTACTCTAATCTTCTGGATAGCTACAAACAAGAATTTGGTAATCAGCTAGTATGTTGGGCACCAATTGTAGATTTCCATCTATCTGATTTAGAAACTCTCACACAGAAAATACTTCCTTTCTTAATAGAAGCAGATAAACAAAATCAGAAGGTAGTTGTACACTGCTCTGGTGGAATTGGACGTACTGGACATATATTAGCAGCATGGCTAGTTAGTGTCCGAGGATTATCAAATCAAGCTGCGATTGCTGCTGTCAAGAAAACAGGTAGAAATCCTTATGAAGCTGCATTAGCTGCTGTGTTTATAGGTAGAAATCCGTTGAAAGTTGTAACAGAACTTGACTTGCTTCTAAATGATTGCCGTCTAGCAATACATAAAGTTTTTTGATTTTGCTATCAACCTGTTTAATCAGTCTCTTGGCGAGGTAAATTCTATGGCAATGGTTCTAGATAAAGTAGTTCCTTTTGGGAGATCAATGGATGAATATATAAAAATATTCAATTTAACAGACGTAGATTTAAATAAAAAAATCCTTGGAATTGGGGACGGCCCGGCAAGCTTTAATGCAGAAATGACACGTCAAGGTAAAAGTGTAGTTTCTGTTGACCCACTATACCAATTTTCTGGTGATGAGATATTGCAACGATTTAATGAAGTGGTAGATAATATCATTAACCAAGTCAAGGCTACATCGAAAGATTGGGTATGGGGCTATCATAAATCTCCAGATGATTTGCGACACAATCGAGTCAAAGTTATTAGAGAATTTCTGTCTGATTATGAAAATGGCAAAAAAAGCAACAGATACATAGTCGATGAGTTTCCAAAATTAAAATTTAAAGATCAAGAGTTTGATATAGCCCTGTGTTCACATTTATTGTTTTTATATTCAGACCATCTCGATTACAACTTTCACCTAGATTCTGTAGGTGAGATGCTACGAATTGCTAAAGAAATCAGAATATTTCCCCTGGTAACTTTAATGTGGAACCATTCTCAACATTTAGATGAAATAGTCAAACATTACACTTCAATGGGTTACAAGATTGATATTGAAAATGTTGAATATGAGCTACAGCCTGGTGGGAATAAAATGTTGAAGATAACCAGAGATGTTTAGAAAATTCATAATTCGTAATTTTCAGTAATTACATTCTGATTACCAAGAAGGATTTTTTTACAAGCGGTCAATGATTCAATAATTTTTAATGCGATCGCACCGATCACTACAATCAGCGTTATTATGTAGCATTTCTACCAGGAATGGACATCAGTGTCGCTGTTACCAAGTTGCATTCATGGTCAGTATACTTTGCTGCGATGAGCGATACTCTTGCAGAGTCACTTAATGAACGTTACAACAGATACCTGCATCAGTTGTTCTTCTACTGAGTAGAATTTGCTGTTGGGAAGTGGCATGAGTTGAAAGGGCTTGTAAATGGTTGATGAACGCCAAGATTTAAAGGTGTTGGAATGTGGTGGAGTGAGTCCGGTTTTAATCATTTATTATATTTACGACTAGCTTGGGTAAATGGACGCTTTTGATAACTTATTTCCAGATTCTACTTTGCCATCCCCTAAGCGCTAGATGCGCCCTAATGCTTTTAGATGAAAAAATAAAGGTATATATAAGTTTCAAAATTATTACTTTCGGATAATTTAATTTCAAATAAATATCCTTATAAAGAATCATATAGGTATTGAATGCCTATGTACGTAAGTGAGGTAATTATGTCAATTATAGCCAAACAACAAGAGTTATTTGTGGAGATACCTTCAGACCAACAGCAACATCTGTCTGGAGGACAATTCTTTTCAAGAAGGCGACGTAATAGCGATATGCGAGGTAATCCTGATATTAGAATCACCGGGAATTTGACTACTGCTAATGGGGATCAAATTCCCATCCTAGTTTTAGGTTTTAGGCTTGACCAATAGTAACCTATGACTAGAGATAGCAGAGCTAAAGCTTTGCAATTCATACGGAAATAAGACTGATATAATTCACTCTATATAAATTAGTTTTTGAGAGAGTTGTAGTAGTCTTTAATGTTTTCCGAAATTATGAAATCAATGAAATGAAAGCGAAAAGTGGATGCTAATGATAGCTTCCACTTTTTTTACTAGGCAATGAGATTGAGTAAAGGGAAATGAGCAATTTTTTACAGATAGACATGAGCTAAATCTGGACTAAAATTAGATATGCAACTCAACAATTTTTATTAATCCGAGGATATTTAAAAATATAAATCAAATAATTCAAGAAAATTTTGGCAAAGCGATCGCTCTCCAAACCACTAGATGCGATCGCGCTTTTAGCTATATGTGTAATATGCTTAGGCGTAACCTAAACTAGACATGACTGTTTACATTACAGCAGGTGATCTCTAACCTGCTTTAACACCACAATAATTACACAATTAATTCTAGATTAATATTTTTTTCAATCCAGGCAATACCTTTGGGGAGAATTACACAGAAACGATTCTCATAATGGATAAGTGCTTCATCATCTAATGCTTTCAAAATTTGCGTTCTATATCTACTTATATTTGTATATTTAATCCATTTCGTCAAATCTGAATCACTAATTTTATCTGGCTGTTTATAGTACAGAATAATTAAAGTTTTATCTTCAGAATTTAGTTTTGTATTTTGAATTCGTATAAAACCATCAACTTCTGTTATCAAAGGTATTTTTGTTTCGTTAATGCTTGCAACAATTTTTCTTGCTTCATCAATACTATTAGTATGATAATTACGTATAAGTTCAATTAAAATCCAGTCTGCTGAATGTGCTACAAGTAGAGAATCAGAGTAATTTGGATCTACTTCCCCGCCCACATGAGCAACATTCCTTTTATTTCTAATATCAAGAAGAACTCTTGTTAATTGAGGAATAAAAAACCGGATACCCTCTGGTAAATTCGTGTTGGAAGTAACACGATTGATTATTTTCTGAGTATCTAATTGTTTTCCAAATGGTGTAAAACTACCCGTATCTAGAAATTCAATTAAACGTAGAATGCATTCACTAAAACGAGCAGCATTTAATTCAGTTGGACGAAACTTTTTTAGAAAAAAGTTTTGTTTAATATTTTGATACTCATTAAGCAATATAATAAGAATATCTTTTGGCAGCTTAGAAGATAAAGCTGTTTCAATATTGGATCTTTGAATACTCACAATTTCTATAGTTACTGAACAGTATCTTCGTTAAGCCATTCTTCTACAAGACTTTCAGCTTCAGATGTAAGATAATATAAATTTTCATGAGTACGACCAAAGTATTTGCTGTAGTCTTTGGTGTTAGTCAAGGCTTTCGTAAAATTATCTTTTTTCACTGAAACAGTTTGATATCTTTTGGTGAGGTACTCGTATGCTAATCCTGGTTTCACAGCGTCTTGAGTTTTTAATTCTTTGATAATGTCGTATAAGGCAAGAAGGGCATACTTAACACCAGTATCTAATTTTCTTACATCGAAGCTGTCAAACCTTGATGGTAATTGAAGCCACTCTTCGATTTTTTGAGTTTCTTCTTTTGTTATCCGAGAACTTCGACTAGAATTCTTCCTAGTTGACTTTGAATACTCAAAACCAGTAATATCTTGGTT
This window contains:
- a CDS encoding VOC family protein, whose protein sequence is MQILKVLTRVYLSPVDLDEAIAFYENLFTEKCWLWFQYSESELELASVGSILLIAGSAEALSPFKSTHATFLVDSLNDFKEALIQQGAVILAEPNKVTTGANMRAMHPDGTIIEYLEFG
- a CDS encoding class I SAM-dependent methyltransferase, which translates into the protein MIDNILQQQIEYYRARANEYDEWFYRKGRYDHSPKINQRWFNEVAVIKNTLHQIGLMDDILELASGTGIWTQELLRIGKKITVIDASEEMIAINRSKLNSLSVEYHLIDLFTWQPDTEYDLVFFAFWLSHVPPKLLDSFLTKVYQSVRLGGEVFIIDSSFEPTSTANNHILEDDGNIYKTRKLNNGQEFQIVKIFYQPDELKDKLKKAGFQAEVKVTDNYFIYAQGKKFKTIRNSESVII
- a CDS encoding sulfonate ABC transporter substrate-binding protein, which codes for MFTKFSSSRFLGMAFAFLQRFKQQRIHTFSLLFALGLSLTLAISACSPSASNNGTTQTATPSAVASGTTIRIGYQKASTVLYALKAREELEKAFATSGSSVTWSEFPAGPPMLEALNAGSIDFGYTGESPPIFAQAGGIPLVYVAYDPWSPKAEAIVVPKDSPIKSVAELKGKKVAFAKGSNANYLLVKALEKAGVQYSEIQPATLPPADARAAFEGKKVDAWAIWDPYLAAAEAATGARILADATELAPNRGYYLAAKSFVDAKPDVLKIVLDRVKKVSGWAKNNPSEVAKLLSPALGIDAPVLEIAEKRREYDVLPLTDEVITKQQEIADTFYKIKLIPKEIKVKEIVWQGKVNN
- a CDS encoding transposase: MKAYSLDLRQKIVDAYACGDISQRKLAKNFGVTLSFVQNLLKRHRELGMIGPKVRTEQTATKLNAEQLEILRQLVIAQPDATLSELRERLYEKTEVLIGVATVNRMVRWKLHLNLKKKVSTSQKKVVMKSN
- a CDS encoding IS630 family transposase, which codes for MRGIPVEELIFLDESGVNLSFIRKCARALPGLRAYAQKPNRKGKNVSVIGAISLKGLLTQWSGLGSIDALTFDAFIAQKLVPKLWPGAVVIMDNCSIHKSDELEALLIAAGAHLIYLPPYSPDFSPIENCWSKIKNILRRIGARTYPDLLQALDTAFAEVTIENLLGWFTHCCYCTSQD
- a CDS encoding 5'-nucleotidase C-terminal domain-containing protein; this translates as MPLLNSKNRFFGKLNSLNLSTNQLSSLVIFGILFSLGTSIGVAQVKTTPKPGFTLQLLHTSDQEAGVPALEDAPNFSAVLNALKNQDANRDGKPDYPNTLILSSGDAYIPSPFLFASDTVFGGQGRGDILILNALGFGAIAFGNHEFDLGTGVVADLLGAKKDYPGTNFPYLSTNLDFSTDKDLAKLVTADGQEASKIPNKIARSTIITLNGEKIGVVGATTPTLRTISSPGGVTVLPKEFNDRNAADIAALAAEIQTYVDALLTKNPDINKVILLAHMQQIAIEQKLAKLLKGVDIVVAGGSNTLLADKTDRLRVGDKSAGTYPILTKAADGNLIAVVNTDGNYRYVGRLVVNFDANGVIIPLSIDSKISGAYATDSQGVATVGGKPDPKIVAITEALQKVIIAQDGKIFGKTNVFLNGWRGDVRTQETNLGNLTAEANLAIAKRYDPKTVISIKNGGGIRDNIGIYTFPPGSTRSQDVIKLPPQANPVAGKKAKEISQLDITNALRFNNGLTLVTLSATELLAVIEHSVAAIAPSATPGSFPQVAGLTFSFDPDLPAGKRVKSLAIKDVQGKIIDVVVKNAELVGDPHRIFRTVTLNFLATGGDGYSFPKTEQVDLTSKDADKSKRTGLATFAADGSEQDTLAEYLAANFKQIPFS
- a CDS encoding SAM-dependent methyltransferase — protein: MAMVLDKVVPFGRSMDEYIKIFNLTDVDLNKKILGIGDGPASFNAEMTRQGKSVVSVDPLYQFSGDEILQRFNEVVDNIINQVKATSKDWVWGYHKSPDDLRHNRVKVIREFLSDYENGKKSNRYIVDEFPKLKFKDQEFDIALCSHLLFLYSDHLDYNFHLDSVGEMLRIAKEIRIFPLVTLMWNHSQHLDEIVKHYTSMGYKIDIENVEYELQPGGNKMLKITRDV